Proteins encoded by one window of Streptococcus suis S735:
- a CDS encoding 6-phospho-beta-glucosidase, translating to MLKTLKLVTIGGGSSYTPELVEGMILRAHQLPIREWWFVDVEQGAKKQEIVVELARRMVAKAGLDWKIESTLDRREALIEADFVTSQFRVGQLPARYLDETIPLSYGMLGQETNGAGGIFKAFRTIEAYKGIIKDMKDLCPNAWLINFTNPAGIVTEAIANELHWKKVIGLCNIPIGQKKLAAQILGQSEGDLSTRHIGLNHFHFHEVWDKYGENRTQVILETLYGDLREEMPEAVKNITNLEFPIQLLRTIGMLPCDYHRYYFLEQEMLEDALEQYRQGNVRAKVVQEVETELFELYKDPQLKDKPKQLELRGGAYYSDVACQIICAIHNDSREELTVSTVNRGVIPYLPENCVVEVTSIISAQGATPLACPPTPPIVTGYLQLMKQMELVTVQAAMTGDYSLALQAFTLNPLISNGPQAEVLLQDMLLAHENYLPQFAPAIQHIKERRNNQ from the coding sequence GTGTTGAAAACTCTTAAATTAGTGACAATTGGTGGAGGCTCAAGTTACACTCCAGAATTGGTTGAAGGTATGATTCTTCGTGCACATCAATTACCCATTCGAGAATGGTGGTTTGTTGATGTTGAACAAGGCGCAAAAAAACAGGAGATCGTAGTTGAGTTAGCACGGCGAATGGTCGCAAAAGCAGGCCTGGACTGGAAGATAGAGTCGACCTTAGACAGAAGAGAAGCATTGATAGAGGCTGATTTTGTAACGTCTCAGTTCCGAGTTGGCCAACTACCTGCAAGATACTTAGATGAGACCATTCCCTTGAGTTATGGGATGCTGGGGCAAGAGACCAATGGGGCTGGAGGAATCTTTAAAGCATTTAGGACCATTGAAGCATATAAAGGGATTATCAAGGATATGAAGGACTTGTGTCCGAATGCTTGGTTGATTAATTTTACGAATCCTGCTGGTATCGTAACGGAAGCCATTGCTAATGAACTCCACTGGAAGAAAGTTATTGGTTTGTGTAATATCCCTATTGGTCAAAAGAAACTTGCTGCTCAGATTTTAGGCCAATCAGAAGGAGACCTAAGTACGCGCCATATTGGGTTAAATCATTTTCACTTTCATGAAGTTTGGGATAAGTATGGGGAAAATCGTACGCAAGTAATCTTAGAAACATTGTATGGGGATTTGAGAGAGGAGATGCCAGAAGCAGTCAAAAATATTACTAATCTAGAGTTTCCTATTCAATTGCTTCGGACGATTGGAATGTTGCCATGTGATTACCATCGTTATTATTTTTTGGAACAAGAAATGTTAGAGGATGCTTTGGAACAGTATCGTCAGGGTAATGTACGAGCCAAGGTTGTTCAAGAAGTAGAGACAGAATTGTTTGAGCTTTACAAAGACCCACAATTGAAAGACAAACCAAAACAACTGGAACTACGTGGGGGTGCCTACTATAGTGATGTTGCCTGTCAAATTATTTGTGCTATCCATAATGATAGTAGAGAAGAATTGACCGTATCTACTGTAAATAGAGGAGTTATTCCCTATCTACCTGAAAATTGTGTGGTAGAAGTCACCTCGATTATCTCTGCGCAAGGAGCAACTCCACTAGCTTGTCCACCAACTCCGCCGATTGTAACCGGCTATTTACAACTGATGAAGCAAATGGAGCTTGTCACTGTTCAGGCAGCAATGACAGGTGATTATTCCCTGGCTTTACAAGCTTTTACACTCAACCCGCTTATTTCAAATGGACCACAAGCTGAAGTGCTATTACAAGATATGTTACTTGCACATGAGAACTATTTGCCACAATTCGCACCAGCTATACAGCACATAAAAGAGAGAAGGAACAATCAATGA
- a CDS encoding glycoside hydrolase family 1 protein, producing the protein MTKDKVFYQFPTNFLWGSSTSGPQSEGIEPGDGKGQNNWDYWYSIEPERFHNKIGPSQTSTFYKHYEKDIDLLVETGHTVFRTSIQWSRLIPTGTGEINQEAVSFYRSVFSLVRAKGIQLFVNLYHFDLPYCLQEKGGWENKEIVRAYEAYARTCFELFDDLVDRWITFNEPIVPVECGYLGNYHYPCKVDAKAAVAVAYHTQLASSLAVKACHEVNPHKKIAIVLNLTPAYPRSEQAEDIKAARIAELFQTKSFLDPSVLGEYPDDLVELIDAYGLMPEVSDEELAIIKENRVDFLGVNYYQPLRVQAPTNSWKEGEPLTPEYFFAPYDMPGKKMNPHRGWEIYEKGIYDIAINIKENYHNIEWFVTENGMGVEGERAFKDNGLIQDDYRIEFIEDHLIELHRAIQEGANCKGYMLWTFIDCWSWLNAYKNRYGLVELDLDTQERIVKKSGKWFKKLSDANGFHR; encoded by the coding sequence ATGACTAAAGACAAGGTATTTTATCAATTTCCAACAAATTTTTTGTGGGGTTCTTCTACATCAGGACCTCAAAGTGAAGGAATCGAGCCAGGTGATGGAAAAGGACAGAACAACTGGGATTATTGGTATAGTATTGAGCCTGAACGATTTCATAACAAAATTGGCCCTAGTCAAACATCAACATTTTACAAACATTATGAAAAAGATATTGATTTACTAGTTGAAACTGGACACACTGTATTTCGGACTTCCATTCAATGGTCGCGTCTCATACCAACAGGTACTGGAGAAATTAATCAAGAGGCGGTGTCCTTCTATCGTTCGGTTTTTTCTTTGGTAAGAGCAAAGGGAATTCAGCTCTTTGTCAATCTTTATCACTTTGATCTTCCCTATTGTTTACAAGAAAAAGGTGGTTGGGAAAATAAGGAAATTGTTCGAGCCTATGAAGCATATGCACGTACATGTTTTGAATTGTTTGATGATTTAGTCGATCGTTGGATTACCTTTAATGAGCCGATTGTTCCAGTAGAGTGTGGTTATCTAGGAAATTATCATTATCCATGTAAGGTTGATGCAAAAGCGGCAGTTGCGGTGGCTTATCATACACAGTTGGCAAGTTCTTTAGCTGTAAAGGCATGCCATGAGGTAAATCCTCACAAAAAAATCGCTATTGTCTTGAATCTAACTCCTGCCTACCCTCGTAGTGAGCAAGCAGAGGATATAAAAGCAGCTCGAATTGCAGAATTGTTTCAAACAAAGAGCTTTCTAGATCCGTCTGTGTTAGGAGAATATCCCGATGACTTAGTCGAGCTGATTGATGCATATGGTCTAATGCCAGAGGTCAGCGATGAGGAATTAGCCATTATTAAGGAAAATCGTGTGGACTTCCTAGGGGTGAATTATTATCAACCCCTTCGGGTACAAGCTCCAACCAATAGTTGGAAAGAGGGAGAGCCTCTAACTCCGGAATATTTCTTTGCCCCATATGATATGCCAGGTAAAAAAATGAATCCGCATAGAGGTTGGGAGATTTATGAAAAAGGGATATACGATATTGCGATAAATATTAAGGAAAATTACCATAATATCGAATGGTTTGTAACAGAAAATGGTATGGGAGTTGAAGGAGAGCGCGCATTTAAAGACAATGGACTCATTCAAGATGATTACCGGATCGAATTTATCGAAGATCACTTAATTGAATTACATCGAGCTATCCAAGAAGGGGCGAATTGTAAAGGATACATGTTATGGACCTTTATTGATTGCTGGTCTTGGTTAAATGCATACAAGAATCGCTATGGATTAGTTGAACTGGATCTAGACACGCAAGAAAGAATTGTTAAGAAATCAGGCAAGTGGTTCAAGAAATTGAGCGATGCTAATGGTTTTCATCGCTAG
- the leuS gene encoding leucine--tRNA ligase produces MSFYNHKEIEPKWQEFWAKNHTFKTGTDAEKPNFYALDMFPYPSGAGLHVGHPEGYTATDILSRYKRAQGYNVLHPMGWDAFGLPAEQYAMDTGNDPADFTAENIANFKRQINALGFSYDWDREVNTTDPNYYKWTQWIFTKLYEKGLAYEAEVPVNWVEELGTAIANEEVLPDGTSERGGYPVVRKPMRQWMLKITAYAERLLNDLEEVDWPESIKDMQRNWIGKSTGANVTFKIKDTDKDFTVFTTRPDTLFGATYAVLAPEHDLVDSITSAEQAEAVAEYKRQASLKSDLARTDLAKDKTGVWTGAYAINPVNGKEIPIWIADYVLASYGTGAIMAVPAHDERDWEFAKQFGLDIIPVLEGGNVEEAPYTEDGAHINSDFLDGLNKEEAIAKMVAWLEENGVGQEKISYRLRDWLFSRQRYWGEPIPIIHWEDGTSTAVPENELPLVLPKTSDIKPSGTGESPLANLTDWLEVVREDGVKGRRETNTMPQWAGSSWYYLRYIDPHNDEKLADEDLLKAWLPVDIYIGGAEHAVLHLLYARFWHKFLYDLGVVPTKEPFQKLFNQGMILGTSYRDSRGALVATDKVEKRDGSFFHMETGEELEQAPAKMSKSLKNVVNPDDVVEQFGADTLRVYEMFMGPLDASIAWSEEGLEGSRKFLDRVYRLLTTKELVAENSGALDKVYNETVKTVTEHIEDLKFNTAIAQLMIFVNAANKEDKLYVDYAKGFVQLIAPFAPHLAEELWQGLANTGQSISYVAWPTYDESKLVESEVEIVVQIKGKVKARLTVAKDLAPAELEKVALADEKVQAEIAGQTVVKVISVPNKLVNIVVK; encoded by the coding sequence ATGAGCTTCTATAATCACAAGGAAATCGAGCCCAAATGGCAAGAATTTTGGGCAAAAAATCATACTTTTAAGACAGGAACAGATGCAGAAAAGCCAAACTTTTATGCCCTAGATATGTTCCCTTATCCGTCTGGTGCGGGCTTGCACGTTGGTCACCCTGAGGGCTATACGGCGACGGACATTCTCAGCCGTTACAAGCGTGCCCAAGGTTACAACGTTCTTCACCCAATGGGTTGGGATGCCTTTGGTCTGCCAGCTGAGCAATACGCTATGGATACAGGCAATGACCCAGCTGACTTTACGGCGGAAAATATTGCCAACTTCAAACGTCAGATTAACGCCCTTGGCTTTTCTTACGACTGGGACCGCGAGGTTAATACGACTGACCCTAACTACTACAAGTGGACTCAGTGGATTTTCACCAAATTGTATGAAAAAGGCCTAGCCTATGAGGCAGAAGTGCCTGTAAACTGGGTAGAAGAATTGGGAACAGCTATCGCCAACGAAGAGGTCCTTCCTGACGGAACGTCTGAACGTGGTGGTTATCCAGTTGTCCGCAAGCCAATGCGCCAATGGATGTTGAAAATAACGGCCTATGCAGAGCGTTTGCTTAATGACTTAGAAGAAGTTGATTGGCCAGAGTCTATCAAGGATATGCAACGCAACTGGATTGGCAAGTCTACGGGTGCCAATGTGACTTTCAAGATTAAGGACACAGATAAGGACTTCACAGTCTTTACTACCCGTCCTGACACCCTTTTCGGTGCGACCTACGCAGTCCTTGCCCCTGAGCATGACTTGGTAGATAGTATCACATCAGCTGAACAAGCAGAAGCTGTGGCAGAATACAAACGCCAAGCCTCTCTCAAATCAGACCTGGCTCGTACTGACCTGGCTAAAGACAAGACCGGTGTCTGGACAGGTGCTTATGCCATCAACCCTGTCAACGGTAAAGAAATTCCAATCTGGATTGCCGACTATGTACTGGCAAGCTACGGAACAGGTGCTATCATGGCCGTTCCTGCTCATGACGAGCGTGACTGGGAATTTGCCAAACAGTTTGGTTTGGACATTATTCCAGTTCTGGAAGGTGGCAATGTAGAAGAAGCTCCTTACACAGAGGACGGTGCCCACATCAATTCTGATTTCCTAGATGGTCTTAACAAGGAAGAAGCTATTGCCAAAATGGTAGCTTGGTTGGAAGAAAACGGTGTCGGTCAGGAGAAGATTTCTTACCGCCTCCGCGACTGGCTCTTCAGCCGCCAGCGTTATTGGGGTGAGCCAATTCCAATCATCCACTGGGAAGATGGAACTTCCACAGCCGTACCAGAAAATGAGTTACCTTTGGTATTGCCAAAAACCTCAGACATCAAGCCTTCAGGTACAGGGGAGTCACCTCTTGCTAACTTGACAGACTGGTTGGAAGTGGTGCGTGAAGACGGTGTTAAAGGTCGCCGTGAAACCAACACTATGCCACAATGGGCGGGTTCTAGCTGGTACTACCTCCGCTATATCGACCCGCACAATGATGAGAAATTGGCAGACGAGGATCTTCTCAAAGCTTGGTTGCCAGTGGACATCTACATCGGTGGTGCTGAGCACGCAGTCCTTCACCTGCTCTACGCTCGCTTCTGGCACAAGTTCCTTTACGACCTTGGCGTTGTGCCGACCAAAGAGCCATTCCAAAAACTCTTTAACCAAGGGATGATTTTGGGAACTAGCTACCGCGACAGCCGTGGTGCCCTTGTAGCGACAGATAAAGTTGAAAAACGCGATGGGTCCTTCTTCCACATGGAAACTGGTGAAGAGTTGGAGCAGGCACCTGCTAAGATGTCTAAGTCTCTTAAAAACGTGGTTAACCCAGATGATGTGGTCGAGCAATTCGGTGCGGACACTCTCCGTGTTTATGAAATGTTCATGGGTCCACTTGATGCGTCAATCGCTTGGTCAGAAGAAGGTCTCGAAGGCAGCCGTAAGTTCCTTGACCGTGTCTATCGCCTCTTAACCACTAAGGAGCTTGTGGCGGAAAATAGCGGAGCGCTTGATAAAGTTTACAATGAAACTGTGAAGACGGTGACAGAGCATATTGAAGACCTGAAATTCAACACAGCTATCGCCCAGCTCATGATTTTTGTCAACGCAGCCAACAAGGAAGACAAGCTTTATGTTGACTACGCCAAAGGTTTTGTCCAATTGATCGCCCCATTTGCACCACACTTGGCAGAAGAACTCTGGCAGGGTCTTGCAAATACAGGCCAGTCAATCAGCTATGTCGCATGGCCAACATATGACGAAAGCAAGCTGGTAGAAAGCGAAGTGGAAATCGTTGTCCAAATCAAAGGCAAGGTAAAAGCTCGCTTGACCGTAGCCAAAGACTTAGCACCAGCTGAACTTGAAAAAGTTGCCCTTGCAGATGAAAAAGTCCAAGCTGAAATAGCTGGTCAAACAGTGGTGAAGGTGATTAGTGTTCCGAATAAACTAGTTAATATTGTTGTGAAATAA